In Babesia microti strain RI chromosome IV, complete genome, the sequence ATCGCATCCTGTTGAAACCTAATAACACAGCTTTTTACAATTGTTTGGAAGCACTAAAAAATCGCATAACACATCACTTGaaacataataaatttcatttcTCAAATTACTCAACCATAAAGGATTCAATGCATTTATCTTCTAATAATTCTACATTATTAGATCCTCACAGCACCATCACTAGTGCTGAgaataaaaaattggtaAATCAATGCACCAGGGCCATTGAGGTCATACataacaaaattgtatcaatAGACATTTACAAGCTTGAACTATTCAGCTGGACTATAGCCATTTCACTGCTGAATAGATTGAATTTAGATAAAGCACTTCCTGAAGATCTGCTAAGGAAGATACAAGATTTTACCACGGAAAAATGCAGGCCTCATCCTCCCTCATCTAACAATACCAATAATAGCACAAAAAGGCAAACTATTAACATCAAGAATGGTAGCTGCAAGAAAGTCAAAAATGTAATCAAAGACCAAACTAgtattacaaattattttaaagtactaaactaatttttttattcaaGTTTTGTGGTTTAAAAACGCTTCAACAAATGCAATAAACAAGTCCAAACAGATAAAGCTCCCAAATGGTGTGCCACGCCCATGTATACTGGCACTCCCCGCAATAAAGTGTCGATCCCAATTATAACCTGTACTAGCACTGAAAGTAGAACATATATAACACTTTTCTACATGAACTATTTTGTATACCTTGATCTTAGgtggcaaattttttgacttGAATGTAGCAAATGCTAGAGCTAGCGATGAAAAACTTGTTAGATATGCCATGGATCTGTGGTTGAATTGTATGATCACTGGGTCAGACATGAAACCATTAAGACCAGTTTTTAAAGGTGTGAACTCATCTGGGACAAActtttcattaattttaggCCAAGTATTACATATGAATCCTGCGTCGTTACCAGCGACAATTGAGCCGCTAAATAATGTAACCAAAGTTACTCCACTTAACAAATatgtcaattttttaatcaactttaaattgtctaaatcttttaatttattagcTGTGTCAACGGCGCTATTTGGTTTTAGTAAACTTAACGCATTCAAGAAACATAGTGAATAAATGCCAAGCGCATTTAAAAAGTGGAACGATAATATTAATGGAGAAACCCttagttaattatttttataccttacaatttgttcatcTTTCGGTTCTTTAAGGCCACTGTTGACCATGACCATACCAATTAACGCTTGAGATGCACCTAATAATGCAATAGCTAAATTATTGGTTTTTTACCCAGTAGTGACTTTTTTAGTGGAGGTTTTATTGCCTTAACgtatgtaaaatatgcaaatcCTCCAAGGTAAATCAAGCCAGTCAATCGAGCCACAAGACGATGCATCCATTCAATGAAGTAAATGCCCTTAAAGTCATCTATAGAAATATTTGTGTGGACCGTGCGATATTCCGGGGTGGACTAATTGAACCCAATTTGTTACTTTGTActtgtcaaattcattcaGCCATTCTTCGTCTGTTTTTGGTAACCCAGAGCCAAGCGGACTCCATTCCGTCATTGAAAGGCCGCTTTCAGTTAATCTGGTGTATGATCCTAACAACATTATTGCTAATGTCAGAGATGAACAACCTAAATGTACCATTACCCACCCATAAGCCAAAAAGCAATGGGTTTATCAAATTGACTGGAAACAAATACATTCCGTAAAGGACTTCAATAAGTTAAAATCATACTTTACGCTGGTGTTGGTGTATAATCTACAAGCATTCACGGTCGCTGGCACAGAAATGTTTGTAAGTGAGGAGCTTAAGAGTTGATTGCGGAGATTCCTAAAATGATAAGGCGTAAAGACACATTTTTGGCCAatacaattgatgaatatacaatttaaatttcttgcatttttaaaaaatagcGAACTGGCCCTTATAGTAGTCATATTATTCCCCACTTGTGATGCC encodes:
- a CDS encoding hypothetical protein (overlaps_old_locusTagID:BBM_III05515) — protein: MNFGLPAIFSDTNNRNVEPFPYDSQILLFPNDIPAKLHEYELTTLSITNGRADKYLINYKDKILLKLLTIRYKDKPTSVFVDNYVIQIKYLIVACKFDFINIILKIIFTVGGDPFSFVSSKIKSYYMEQKDPQSSKIEPKVMRLWESNFSKVQSRIKFYTSEYILNDRILLKPNNTAFYNCLEALKNRITHHLKHNKFHFSNYSTIKDSMHLSSNNSTLLDPHSTITSAENKKLVNQCTRAIEVIHNKIVSIDIYKLELFSWTIAISLLNRLNLDKALPEDLLRKIQDFTTEKCRPHPPSSNNTNNSTKRQTINIKNGSCKKVKNVIKDQTSITNYFKVLN
- a CDS encoding cytochrome c oxidase subunit XV assembly protein (overlaps_old_locusTagID:BBM_III05515;~overlaps_old_locusTagID:BBM_III05520), with amino-acid sequence MTTIRASSLFFKNARNLNCIFINCIGQKCVFTPYHFRNLRNQLLSSSLTNISVPATVNACRLYTNTSVNPLRNVFVSSQFDKPIAFWLMGCSSLTLAIMLLGSYTRLTESGLSMTEWSPLGSGLPKTDEEWLNEFDKYKSTPEYRTVHTNISIDDFKGIYFIEWMHRLVARLTGLIYLGGFAYFTYVKAIKPPLKKSLLAIALLGASQALIGMVMVNSGLKEPKDEQIVRVSPLILSFHFLNALGIYSLCFLNALSLLKPNSAVDTANKLKDLDNLKLIKKLTYLLSGVTLVTLFSGSIVAGNDAGFICNTWPKINEKFVPDEFTPLKTGLNGFMSDPVIIQFNHRSMAYLTSFSSLALAFATFKSKNLPPKIKKSVIYVLLSVLVQVIIGIDTLLRGVPVYMGVAHHLGALSVWTCLLHLLKRF